A single window of Drosophila suzukii chromosome 3, CBGP_Dsuzu_IsoJpt1.0, whole genome shotgun sequence DNA harbors:
- the LOC108019478 gene encoding trophoblast glycoprotein — protein MPPTELKRLVLVVVIATITLTIGAGGVLGESSSSCGPKFPAACSCGNELYESETQYVVNCTNAGLVNTSVLEFMPDQVEVLIFTGNRITELPWNVFGSINNYKQLRIVDMSSNHIREIRGKSYHHVPRVERLILNHNNLSISRFEDEVNHHHPRVFSNFINLQSLHLTDAFEDNSSPQLSEDLHDIFVNSQLVKLQKLHLEQNEITHFKDRNVFCDLPSLRDLHLGDNGLSDLNFEVRCLNNLRFLDLERNKFTFVKPTDLRVLNELEERPNRTANLIVDFNLNPFVCDCRIAPFRTWIPSTQVTVRNKDSLTCTHTSGKSAAHLLQMDMGQCADAMAAAATILNTAEEEQRYGGAEAASIQSEAHISGHTATLIFLLIVLSMILLGLLVALVYVSRDKLKYMITPVFDNVAKKVQYTSIKDEDCPEVHV, from the coding sequence ATGCCACCCACCGAACTAAAGAGACTGGTCCTGGTCGTGGTCATCGCTACCATCACCTTGACGATTGGAGCCGGAGGAGTCCTGGGCGAGAGTTCGTCCAGCTGTGGACCCAAATTCCCGGCGGCGTGCAGCTGCGGCAACGAGTTGTACGAGAGTGAAACTCAGTACGTGGTGAACTGCACGAATGCGGGTCTGGTGAACACCAGTGTGCTGGAGTTCATGCCCGACCAGGTGGAGGTGCTGATCTTCACGGGCAACCGGATCACCGAGCTGCCGTGGAACGTCTTCGGGAGCATCAACAACTACAAGCAGCTGCGCATCGTGGACATGAGCAGCAATCACATCCGCGAGATACGCGGCAAGAGCTACCATCATGTGCCGCGCGTGGAGCGCCTTATCCTAAACCACAACAATCTGAGTATCTCACGGTTCGAGGACGAGGTCAACCACCATCATCCGCGCGTCTTCTCGAACTTTATCAACCTGCAGAGTCTGCATCTCACGGATGCCTTCGAGGACAACAGCTCGCCACAGCTGAGCGAGGATCTGCACGACATCTTCGTCAACAGCCAGCTGGTGAAGCTGCAGAAGCTCCATCTGGAGCAGAATGAGATCACGCACTTCAAGGATCGCAATGTCTTCTGTGATCTGCCCTCGCTGCGTGACCTCCACCTGGGCGATAATGGTTTGAGTGACCTCAACTTCGAGGTGCGCTGCCTGAACAATCTGCGATTCCTCGATCTGGAGCGCAATAAGTTCACCTTTGTGAAGCCCACGGATTTGCGGGTGCTCAACGAACTGGAGGAGCGTCCCAATCGCACAGCCAACCTGATTGTGGACTTCAATCTCAATCCCTTCGTGTGCGACTGCCGCATCGCTCCGTTCCGCACGTGGATACCCAGCACCCAGGTGACGGTGCGCAACAAGGACAGCCTGACGTGCACCCACACGTCGGGCAAGTCGGCCGCCCACCTGCTGCAGATGGACATGGGTCAGTGTGCGGATGCCATGGCCGCCGCTGCCACGATCCTGAATACCGCCGAGGAGGAGCAGCGCTATGGTGGTGCGGAGGCGGCGTCGATCCAATCGGAGGCCCACATCAGCGGACACACGGCCACTCTGATCTTCCTGCTGATCGTGCTCAGCATGATCCTGCTGGGACTCCTGGTGGCCCTGGTCTACGTCAGCCGGGACAAGTTGAAGTACATGATAACGCCGGTGTTCGACAACGTGGCCAAGAAGGTGCAGTACACATCGATCAAGGACGAGGACTGCCCGGAGGTGCATGTTTAG